The sequence below is a genomic window from Dyadobacter chenwenxiniae.
TACAACCCGAAAGGTTTATCATGGCTAATGGCTTTCGTCTGACTCAATACCCAGCACGCTCAAACGATAAGGCGTGGCTGAAACTCTGATTTTTTCGACCTTCGACAGATCGTCCGCATTTATCCGCAGCAACTCTCCGCTTTTGGGTTGCGTAAGGTAAACAAAGCGCGTAGTTGCTTCCAGTTGAGGCTTTTGCGTCTCTTCTTTCACCGTGGCCGGGATTACGGATCCGGTTTTCTTTACCGAATTTGTCTTTAAATCAAAAATCTGCAATTCGCCGCTGTGCAGCAGGATGACCAGATTATTTCCTGCATAATCCACTTTGGCCTGCATAATGTCTGTGCTGGCGAGAATTGGCGTCACAGTGTTTGCAGCAACATCAATTAAATATGCACCTTTTGCAGCGGTGTATCCGATGAATTTCCCTGCGCCTTTTGCTTCCAGAATAGATCCGAACCAGGCATCCCCAAAGTCGGCCGGATGCGCGATTAACCTCTGTTTGCCGCTGGGTTCCACGACCAGAATTCCGCTGGAAGAGCCAAATAACGAAACCGAGCCATTGGTGGCATTGCCATGAATGCCCTTTGTCTGAAGCGTGGACGCGAAAAGTGTCTTGCCCGAAGCGTCAATGATCTTCACACGCTCGGGTAATGTGCCGGCCACGGAACCATCTTTTTCTGTAACGGCATAAGTGCCATTGTCAAACTTGGTCATGGCGCCGTGGTGCGCAACATTTCCGGTTTTAATGATCGTCATTTTAGCACCCGGCGTGTGGAAATCCGCTTCCTTGGCAATGGCCAGCGTCCCGTCCCCATCATTGAAAGTGATAATCTCGTCGCCTTTGCTTTTAAAATGCGTCGGCTTATTTCCCGTGCCCGTTAGTGCACCAAATTTGGGCGTCCCTTTTACGTCGACATGATCACCGTGCCCTTCGAAACCGGTGTCAAAAAGTTGCACGTGATTGTTGGCACCATTCACCAACGCACCAAAACGACCCGCTTGCGTGCCGTACAATGCAGATTTCGGAAACTGTGCTTCGAATTTTTCAACCGTAAGCTTAACAGGATCTACTAATGAAATTTCCCTGCTAACCTCGTCGTTCACGAGAATGCGGATGAACTTGAATTCGCTTTGCGCGACTGGATCAACCGGGTTATCATCGTCCTTATCACAGGAAGCGAGCGCGAAAACCAGACCAAGGGTTAAAAGTGTTTTGAATAAATTCTTTTTCATAAAAAAATCTTTAAATGCAACATTGATGCAAATATAGAACCGCAAGATTCAATAATGCAACATTGATGCAAATAAAGATTTCGAAAGGGATAAGATGTTTTATTTCAAACCTAAGCAACCGCCTCCCTGAGCAGGTTCCGGCTCTCTTTTTTCACAAAAGTGATTGGCACAAAATCGTCATTGGGCGCGCCTATGTAATAAACCGTCCATTCCGGATCGTGATGCGAAAGCATTTCGCTTATGCAGTCAGCACGGTGCGCGACCGGATTTGAGCAGTCTTCCCAATAAAAAAGTTCAACGCGGTAAAACAAGTTTTGCTTGATACCATTGATTGTTACTTCAACTTTAATCTCCTGCTTTCCTTGAAGCGGTGGGATTGGGATGGCAATATGGCTCATGATTGTTATAGATTAGAGATGCAACATAGCTGAGGTGTTTAGCAATAAAAATCTGAGTTACTCACTTCGTAATGACTTTACGGGGTTTGTCAATGCCGCCTTAATGCTCTGAAAGCTGATGGTAAGCAGCGCAACCACCACAGAAAGCGCACCGGCCAGCGCGAAAATCCACCATTCAATGTCGATCCTGTACGCAAAATCTTTAAGCCAGGTGCTCACCGCCCACCAGGCAACGGGCGTGGCAATGAGAATGGAAGCGACGACGAGCTTTAAAAAGTCTTTGGAAAGCAGCGCAACAATGCCGGCAACGGATGCTCCCATGACTTTGCGTACGCCAATTTCCTTGACGCGACGCTCGGCCGAATACGAAGCAAGCCCGAACAGGCCGAGACAAGATACGAAAATTGCCAGCCCAGCAAGAATGCCTACAATCTCACTTACCTGACTGTCAGCCTTGTACAATGTTGCAAAGTGATCGTCCAGGAATGAATATTTAAAATCCTGCTCGGGCACAATGTTGTTCCATACAGATTGAATGCCTGCAATGGCCTGCTTCGCATCCTTGCCTTTGATCCGCACCGACATTTCCTCATAACCCCAATCCTTTTGATTAAAAAGACAAAGCGTTTCTATTTTATGATGCAAGGAGTTGAAATTGAAATCCTTTGCAACACCCACGATCACGCCCGCGGAATCCATGCCTGAGAAACCAAAATGCTTCCCTATTAATGTTTGCAGGGTCAATGTGGGCTGGTCTTTCAAAAGTTCTTTCGCCAGCGATTCATTTACAATGTAGGCTTTTGCGTTGTCCGCGGCATCTTCGCGGAAATTCCTGCCGGCAATGATCTTAATTTTATACAAAGACAAATAATCGGGGTCCACAACCACTTGGGAAGAGGCAATCTCTTTCTGCGGGCCTTCGCCATGAAAAGTGACGCCGGTCTGATGCAGGTTATTGCCCAGGCGTTGCTGAGAGCCTGTGACGCCTGACACAAATGAGCTGGACAGCAATTCTTGTTTAAGCGCCTGGTATTTAGGGCCGGATTTCGAGTCGAGTGGAATGATTACAACCTGTTCTTTATCAAAACCAGGATCTTTTTGTTCCATATAGCGCAATTGCTTGACCGCAAAGCCTGTGGCTATGATCAGGAAAACGGCACTTGAAAACTGCGCGATGACCAGCCAATTGCGGAAACTGGCTTTTCCGGTCTTTAATGTGCCTTTCAAAACCAGGATCGGCTGAAACGACGACAGAAAGACAGCCGGATACAATCCCGAAAATATGCCTATCACAACGGTCCCGAACAAGATGCCGAATAGTAGCGAAGGATTGGTAAAAAAGGCGAAGTCAAGTGCACGCTGACTGAAATTACTCACGACAGGAACCAACAGCTTCACCATCAGGATTGCCAGCACCAAAGCCATAAAAGCCAGCAGAACAGACTCGCCTATAAACTGACCGGCCAGCTGAAACCGCTGTGCACCAATCGATTTCCGGATACCCACTTCCTTCGCCCGGCCAGTTGAACGGGCCGTCGATAAATTCATAAAATTAACGCAGGCGATGACCAGCACAATAATGCCGATCACGGAAAATATGTACGTGTAACTGCGATCAAACTTCTGGTAATTGATATAATCGTGAGTGATCTCGGTGGACTTTCCATGCACATCGGCGAGCGGTTGCAGGAAAAGCTCATAATAACTGGCGTTTTCTTTGCTCATGTGCCTGCCCAGGTAAGCGGGAAATTTCTTTTCCAGCGCGGCTATATCGGCGCCCGAAGCGAGTTCCAGGTAAGTAACCAGCCAGTTCCCTCCCCAGTTATCCATATAATTTGGCTTGATGATCGTGCTGAACGAAAACAATGCTTCGAACTGCAAGTGCGAATTGGCCGGAACGTTTTTCATCACACCGGTTACTTTGAATGTAAGCGTGTCTTCGCCGTAATGAATGATGGACTTGCCGATCGGATTTTGATTTCCAAAAATGCTAGCAGCGCTTTTTTCCGAAAGAACCGCTGAATTAGGTTCTTTCAGCACATTCCCCTTTTGGCCATCAATAAGCTTATAATCAAACATTTCCAAAAAATTTGCATCGACCCAAAGCGCACTCGTCAACTCCGATTTTTTCTCCTGATACAGCATTGCGACGTTATCAAACTTTTTAATGCGTACGAAATTCTTTATTTCGGGAAATTCATTTTTAAGCGTCGGGCCCATGGGAAACATGGAAAGGGCCACTTTTTGAGGTGCCACCATGCCTTTGAACTTCTGGACTTCATCGAGCCGGTAAATATTTTTGGAGTGGACTGTATCAAAACTGTTTTCATAAAAAACGAAAACCATAATGAGAATGCAGGCGGCCATTCCTATCGCAAGGCCTATAATGTTGATCCCGGAAAAGACTTTATTCTTCCAGATATTGCGAAAAGCAATTTTCAGGTAATTTTTGAGCATGGTATGACAGGAATAAGATAAGTGGTCAGCAACAAATTTGTGCCAATATCATCAATAAGCTAATTATCAATGTCTTATCCGCCAAAAAACGAACAGGGTTGTCCGAAATCGGACAACCCTGTTCGGCTGTGAACAACTCAGGATTTTGTTGCTACCAGGTCCTTTTGATACCAAAATATGCGCCTGCACTATTCACAAAAAGATCTCCGTTATCCAGTCCTAATTTTGCTATTAAAGCGGTCTTTTTTAAATGAGGAAATACATATTCGCCGGCCAGATAAGAAGATAACTGGCCACGAACAGGATTAAACGCATCGCCCGGCATCCCAAAATTACGGCTGTAAGAAATCTTTAATGTCAATGCAAGCGTATTCCCCAAACTTCCCTGCACGCCCGCGTACCAGACATTGACACGGTTTCCGGGAAAATAGCGCCGACTGGTCGGATTGGACTGATCCATATCCTTACCAGGCACAATAAACGGCGTGCCGACGGTGCGATCGAAATACGACCAGCCTTTTGAATATTGAGAATGGTTAAAATAGTTATCGGCGCCCTGGTAAGTGCTTCCGGGAATGTAAAAGGAGGAGCCCGACTGGTCTTTGGTTGTCAGGAATTCCAGCGTCAGGCGCGTGACAGCAAAGCCCGCATTGGGCAATACACCCGTTTTCAAATTAATGCCGAATAAGCCATCGGGTACATTCTTAAAAATCATGCTCGAAACGTCTTCAAAAGGATGCTGGTGATAAATGAACAATTGGTTGTCACCAAGCTTCGTTTCGAAGGCAAAGTCATAGCTTCCTAAATGATTCCCCAGCCGGTAACTGTCAAATGACCCGTAACCGTTTTTGGTAAACCAGTCTTTGGATGTGTAGGCCAGCACGACATTGGGATAAAACTTCCAGGAGGACGGCAATTCACCATTCAATGCCAGTTCCGGGTGATTTTTCAACTCTTCGGAATGTCCAGCCCAAAGCACATTGTGGTTCAACCCAAAGTAAAATTTGCTTTTGGATTTAACCTTCCCGAGCCTGAAATAAAGAAATTTCTGATGAAGCCTGACGCCCTTGATATAATCTGCATCAAACCATCCATGCGCGAAACCCGCATGCACAGCCAGAAAATTGCGTGTAAATTTCAACGGAACAAAGGTTATCGTTCCAATCTGCACTTTCGGGATAGGAAGCGAATTTCCGGAACCTGCATAAAAGCCGGAAGACAATGTTGTATCCCCCAAACCCATCACCTCCCGCCTTCTCCCTGCATAAATTTCAAGCATTTTGAACCTTGCCTTCACATGTGCTTCGGGCAGGAGGACTTTGAACTGATCCTGATCATTATACGTAAGGACCGGATTCACTGCAAATCCCCAATCCATCTTTTGCGGGCGATTAGAAAGGCTGTCAAAAAAAACGTAATCTCTTCGGACCGAACCTTGAATTTGTCCGGCAGGGCCGGTCTTGGGCACAATGCCAAATTGGTTGGTGCGCAGCCAGAAGGGGGTTGTTTCGGGGGACGAAATGTATGCACCGGCTTCCAGTCCAGCTTTTAAGCCTAAGGGCAATACATCTCCTGTTTGCGCATTGACGCACAGACATCGGAATATAGACAGGCAAATAGTGGTGTAAAAAATCAGTCTAAACCTATGCATAACGCACTTTAATGAAGGATTTCCCCGCAAGATAAAGACGATTATACAAAGATTTCCTACCTATAAATTATTTCAATATTATTAAACGGCAGTCGGCGATCAGCGGTTGGCATCGATAGTTGCCTGCTGATCGCCGACTGCCCGACTTACTCGCTTTTCAATGTTTTCACGGGATCCAGCATTGCTGCGCGGATGGCTTGATAACTTACAGTTAACAATGTGACAATGAGCGCACCCAGGCCTGTTCCGGCAAATATCCACCCGGAAATTTCAGTCCGGTAAGCGTATTTCACCAGCCATTCCTGCATGGCATACCAGGCGATCGGTGTCGCGATTATGGCGGCAATGACCACAAGCTGTATAAAATCCTGAGATAACATTTGCCATAGATTACGAACGGAAGCACCCAGAACTTTGCGGATGCCTATTTCTTTTGTCCGTTGTTCGGCTACGAATGAGGCAAGCCCGAAAAGTCCGAGGCAGGAAATAAAAATGGCTAGCGAGGCAAAGAAACCAGCCAGCTTACCCATCCGCTCTTCGGAACGGAACTTTGCATCATATTCCTGATCGGCAAATTTGTATTCAAAGGGCACAGTCGGCGTAAGCTTCCTAAACACTGCTTCTATTTTAGGCAATGCAGCACTGGCGTTGACACCATCGTTAAGCCGGATATTGATCCAGTTGGGCTCTCCAAACAAAAAGAAAACGCTCGGTGCTACTTTTTGGAACGGCGATTCCATGACCATATCTTTCACCACACCCAAAATCCTGAAATCCTTCTTGACATCATTCGTCATCCAATGGCTTTGCCAGCTCAATGTTTCCCCAACTGGCTGCTTGAAACCCAGCAACTTTGCGGCTGTTTCATTAATAACAAATCCGGCAGAATCGGAGGCCAGATTTCCCGAAAAATTTCGGCCTGCAACAAATTTCCATTGCACCACATTTGCATATTCCGGCGAGACGGTCAGCGTGCTGAAACCAGGCGGATTTTCCATCGTCATGCCTTTCCAGCTAAAACCGCCGTTTTGTGACCACACATCCGTAACCGGACTTTGGGACAAAGCAACTTCCCCGACTACGCCCGTCCGCTTTAACTCAGCACTGATCAGCTCCGACTTTTTATAAAAATCATCCGACTTCATTTCTATCATCAGCAAGCCGTCACGCGAATAGCCTACCGGACGATTTTTGGCAAAATTCACCTGGCTATAAATGATGATCGTACAAATCACTAATGCAATTGAAACCGTGAACTGCATTACAACCAGCACTTTACGGGGCAACGAAGCAAAACGCCCGACATGCATAATGCTGCCCTTCAAGACTTTCACGGGCTGAAAAGACGTCAGATACAATGCGGGATAGCTTCCAGCCAGGAATCCCGTAATGAGGATAAACGCAATGCTCACCAGCCAGAAATACGAATTGGTTGTATGCACGATCATTTCCTTGGCGGACAGATCATTAAACCAGGGCAATGACAAATTTAAGAGGATCATGGCGATAGCAAAAGACAGCAATACAACCAGAAATGATTCTGAAAAAAACTGGCCTATCAACTGCAAACGCAACGACCCGATCGCCTTGCGAATGCCTACTTCTTTGGCCCGCTTTTCGGATCGGGCCGTGCTCAGGTTCATGAAGTTAATGCAGGCCAATAATAGAACGAAAAAGCCGATTACGCCCACGAGCCACACATATTGCACCGGCCCGGAGTCCACTTGTCCATTCTTGAAATTGGAATAAAGGTGCCAGTCGCTCATGGGGTGCACCCACATTTGCGGATTTGTAGCAGCCTCATTTTTCATGTTATCCAGGTGCCGGATCACATTCAATTCCGAATCTTTGATTGCCGCTGAAGCTTTCGCAAATTCCACCCCTGGTTTGACTTCCACATATAGGTTTAGTGCATGGTTATCCCATTGCTTTTCACGCATATAGCGATTGTTAGCAATAAAATAATCCCAACTTCCAAGAAAATGAACATCGTAAAACTGCGAGTTTTTGGGGAAATCCGCGTAAATGCCTGCAACTTTCAAAAGCATATCCGAATTGACCGATACCACCTTGTTCATGGGATCCACTTTCCCAAAGAGCGCCTTCGCAGCGGACGAAGATAGCATGATGGACTGCTGATCCTGCAAGCTGGCCCAAGAGCCGCGACGCATTTCCAGGGACAGCATTTCGGGTCCTTCGGCGGCAATAAACTGGCCTTTTCTGTTCAGTTTCTTCTCGCCCACTGTCAAAATGCCGTCACTGGTGTGGGTGGATGGCACAATGTATTTGAAGTTGTCGCTATAATTGGTTTTTAGCTCCTGAACAAATGGATAAGGAACCGATTTTGACGTTTGTAATTCCCCTCCAAACACCTGATCCACTACGATCATCCCGATGTGATCGTAGTTTTTATGGTTTTTATTGAATGATAATTCGTCGTAGATCCAAAGTCCGGCAAGCATTGCGACAGCCATTCCGATGGCCAATCCACCAATGTTAATGGCCGAGTAACCTTTGCTTTTGAGCAGGTTCCTAAGTGCGATTTTGAGATAATTTCTTAGCATGGCTTTTTATTTTTATTCACTTTTCAATGTTTTTACGGGATCAGTCAATGCGGCTTTGATACTTTGAAAACTAATGGTAACAAATGCAACCAAAATGGCCGCTATGCCCGCGACAACGAAGATTTGCCAGGAAACGACGGTCTTAAAAGCGAAATTTTCCAGCCATTTATTCATCGCCCAACTGGAAATCGGCGTAGCGATTACAATGGAAATGAAAACCAATTTCAAGAAATCCGCCGAGAGCAGTCCCGTTATACCCAGCACCGAAGCGCCTAAAACTTTTCGGATGCCAATTTCCCTGGTGCGCTGTTCGGCGGTGAATGTGGCCAAACCAAATAACCCGAGGCAAGCGATGACGATGCCGATCAAAGAGAAATATCTGATAAGCCTGGATGTCCTTTCTTCTTTTTCGTAGTTTTTTTGAAAGTCACTGTCCAGGAAGGAATATTCGAATGGTGAACCCGGATTTACTTTTTTCCACGCATCGCCTATTTTTCCCATCAACGCGCCGTAATTGCCTCCGTGCACATCCACGATGAGATAGGTGTTTGTTGAGCTAAAAAACGGTGAAACTGTTAACGCAAGCGGTTTTATCTCATGCTGCAACGATTCGAAATGATAATCCTTAACGACGCCAATAATGGTCATGGTTATTTTCCGGTCGTGAAAATCGGAATATATCTTTTTCCCTACGGCATTACCAATATTATAGCCAAGCTTTTTAACGGCAACTTCATTCAAGACCAGCGCATTGGAATCGGCGCTGAATGCATTGGAAAAGCCCCTGCCTTGCAGCAACTTAATGCCCAGCGTTTTGATGTAATCATTGTCAATGTTGGCGAAACTCACGTCCACATTCTCTTTCATTGTTTTGCCTTCCGCATAAAAAAGCATGTCCAACACATTCTCAATGCCGGGATAAGTGGAGCCCACAGCAGAAGCTTTTACCTGCGGAATGTTGGCAAGTTCGTTTTTAAAAGCCTTGTAATTTTTGCCTGCTTCTGTTGTTTGCAACGGCAAAATCACTTTTTGACCTTTATTAAAACCAAGATTTTGATTACTCAGATATTCCATTTGCTGGCTGATCAGCATTGCACCCAGGATCAGGACGATGGACACCGTAAATTGAAAAACAACAAGTCCTTTGCGCACAAAAACAGCAGAGTTATTACTTTTAAAACGTCCTTTTAATGTAGCGATCGGGGAAAAAGAAGAGAGGTAAAAAGCCGGGTAAAAACCTGCCAGCAAGCCGGTTACAATGGTCAATGCGAATAAATAGCCCAAAATTTCGGGATGCTGCAGCAGATATAAATTCTTACCGGTCAGCTGGTTGAATGTTGGCAAAAGCAATTCCAGAAACGGCAGCGAGATCAGCAAAGCCAATGTGCTCAGTAGTAAAGATTCCCACAAGAATTGCCCTACCAGAGAACTTTTGGCCGCCCCAACCACTTTTTTTACGCCTACTTCCTTTGCCCGCTTTTCACTTCTGGCCGTGCTCAGATTCATGAAGTTAATGCAGGCGATCAGTAAAAGAAATGCGGCCACCGAACTGAAAATGTAGAGATATTTGACGTTCCCGTTGGGTGCAATTTCAAAATCGAAGTTTGAGTAAAGATAAATGTCCCTTAATGGTTGGAGAAACAGCTTTTTGGAGAACTGCATCACATTCAAATCCGCAGCGCCGTTTCTTTTCAAAAATGCATCCAGCTTTCCCTCCACAGCATCTGCATTGTTGTCTGCGTTCAGCTTCAAATAAGTGTGGAAAATGTTGTTTGTCGCCCAGTTTGTCTGCCCTTTTGCCCATTGCCCCACATCACTGTTGTTCATGGACAGCAGCATATTGGCTGGAATGTGCGATTTATGATCATTATTCCGAAGCACACCTTTGACTGTATACGAACCCACCGCAAATGGAAGGTTAACCTTAATGATCTTATCGACCGGATTGACATTACCAAACAGCTTACTGGCAATTTCCTCCGTGATAATGATCGAATTAGGCTGATTCAAAGCCGTTTTCTGATCGCCGTATTTAAAATCATAAGTAAAAATCTGGAAAAAGGTTGAGTCGACGTAATAGCCGTTTGTCTCGTAAAACTGCTTCTCGCCCGTTTCGTTTTTTAACAGGAACTTGTCAATGCCCGGCATCCTGAGCAACCTCGTTACCTGCTCCACTTCGGGAAAATCACGCTTCAAACCCGCTGCCATTGGCCCGGGTGCTGCCACCCATTTTTCGCCTTGCACCTGCGACGCAACCCGATAAATCCGCTCACCGTGCACTTGATGCTTGTCGTAGCTGATCTCGTCCATTACGTACAACGTAATGAGCATGCAAGTGGTGATGCCAATGGCCAACCCGAACACATTGATCGCACTATAAACCTTATTTTTTAATAGGCTCCGCCAGGCGATTTTCAAATAATTTTGTATCATAAGTTTGTTGTTTTATTCGCTTTTCAAACTCTTTACCGGATCCATTACCGCTGCCTTAATGGCCTGGTAACCAACCGTTACCAATGCTAATGTGCAGATCGAGATCGCAGAAACAAGAAACACATTAATGTCGATTTCCGCATGGTAAGCGAACTCTTGCAACCAGCGGTTCATGGCCCAGCCGATGAGCGGAAAGGCAATGACCATCGCAATTACAATAAGTTTGAGAAAATCGACGGAAAGTAACATTGCAACGTCCTGAATGGTCGCGCCCACCACTTTCCTGATCCCGATCTCTTTCTGGCGGCGCTGCGCCGTGAAAGCCGCAAGTCCGAACAGACCGAGGCATGAAATGAGGATCGCAAGTGCGGCA
It includes:
- a CDS encoding ABC transporter permease yields the protein MLKNYLKIAFRNIWKNKVFSGINIIGLAIGMAACILIMVFVFYENSFDTVHSKNIYRLDEVQKFKGMVAPQKVALSMFPMGPTLKNEFPEIKNFVRIKKFDNVAMLYQEKKSELTSALWVDANFLEMFDYKLIDGQKGNVLKEPNSAVLSEKSAASIFGNQNPIGKSIIHYGEDTLTFKVTGVMKNVPANSHLQFEALFSFSTIIKPNYMDNWGGNWLVTYLELASGADIAALEKKFPAYLGRHMSKENASYYELFLQPLADVHGKSTEITHDYINYQKFDRSYTYIFSVIGIIVLVIACVNFMNLSTARSTGRAKEVGIRKSIGAQRFQLAGQFIGESVLLAFMALVLAILMVKLLVPVVSNFSQRALDFAFFTNPSLLFGILFGTVVIGIFSGLYPAVFLSSFQPILVLKGTLKTGKASFRNWLVIAQFSSAVFLIIATGFAVKQLRYMEQKDPGFDKEQVVIIPLDSKSGPKYQALKQELLSSSFVSGVTGSQQRLGNNLHQTGVTFHGEGPQKEIASSQVVVDPDYLSLYKIKIIAGRNFREDAADNAKAYIVNESLAKELLKDQPTLTLQTLIGKHFGFSGMDSAGVIVGVAKDFNFNSLHHKIETLCLFNQKDWGYEEMSVRIKGKDAKQAIAGIQSVWNNIVPEQDFKYSFLDDHFATLYKADSQVSEIVGILAGLAIFVSCLGLFGLASYSAERRVKEIGVRKVMGASVAGIVALLSKDFLKLVVASILIATPVAWWAVSTWLKDFAYRIDIEWWIFALAGALSVVVALLTISFQSIKAALTNPVKSLRSE
- a CDS encoding capsule assembly Wzi family protein — its product is MPLGLKAGLEAGAYISSPETTPFWLRTNQFGIVPKTGPAGQIQGSVRRDYVFFDSLSNRPQKMDWGFAVNPVLTYNDQDQFKVLLPEAHVKARFKMLEIYAGRRREVMGLGDTTLSSGFYAGSGNSLPIPKVQIGTITFVPLKFTRNFLAVHAGFAHGWFDADYIKGVRLHQKFLYFRLGKVKSKSKFYFGLNHNVLWAGHSEELKNHPELALNGELPSSWKFYPNVVLAYTSKDWFTKNGYGSFDSYRLGNHLGSYDFAFETKLGDNQLFIYHQHPFEDVSSMIFKNVPDGLFGINLKTGVLPNAGFAVTRLTLEFLTTKDQSGSSFYIPGSTYQGADNYFNHSQYSKGWSYFDRTVGTPFIVPGKDMDQSNPTSRRYFPGNRVNVWYAGVQGSLGNTLALTLKISYSRNFGMPGDAFNPVRGQLSSYLAGEYVFPHLKKTALIAKLGLDNGDLFVNSAGAYFGIKRTW
- a CDS encoding ABC transporter permease produces the protein MLRNYLKIALRNLLKSKGYSAINIGGLAIGMAVAMLAGLWIYDELSFNKNHKNYDHIGMIVVDQVFGGELQTSKSVPYPFVQELKTNYSDNFKYIVPSTHTSDGILTVGEKKLNRKGQFIAAEGPEMLSLEMRRGSWASLQDQQSIMLSSSAAKALFGKVDPMNKVVSVNSDMLLKVAGIYADFPKNSQFYDVHFLGSWDYFIANNRYMREKQWDNHALNLYVEVKPGVEFAKASAAIKDSELNVIRHLDNMKNEAATNPQMWVHPMSDWHLYSNFKNGQVDSGPVQYVWLVGVIGFFVLLLACINFMNLSTARSEKRAKEVGIRKAIGSLRLQLIGQFFSESFLVVLLSFAIAMILLNLSLPWFNDLSAKEMIVHTTNSYFWLVSIAFILITGFLAGSYPALYLTSFQPVKVLKGSIMHVGRFASLPRKVLVVMQFTVSIALVICTIIIYSQVNFAKNRPVGYSRDGLLMIEMKSDDFYKKSELISAELKRTGVVGEVALSQSPVTDVWSQNGGFSWKGMTMENPPGFSTLTVSPEYANVVQWKFVAGRNFSGNLASDSAGFVINETAAKLLGFKQPVGETLSWQSHWMTNDVKKDFRILGVVKDMVMESPFQKVAPSVFFLFGEPNWINIRLNDGVNASAALPKIEAVFRKLTPTVPFEYKFADQEYDAKFRSEERMGKLAGFFASLAIFISCLGLFGLASFVAEQRTKEIGIRKVLGASVRNLWQMLSQDFIQLVVIAAIIATPIAWYAMQEWLVKYAYRTEISGWIFAGTGLGALIVTLLTVSYQAIRAAMLDPVKTLKSE
- a CDS encoding ABC transporter permease; this translates as MIQNYLKIAWRSLLKNKVYSAINVFGLAIGITTCMLITLYVMDEISYDKHQVHGERIYRVASQVQGEKWVAAPGPMAAGLKRDFPEVEQVTRLLRMPGIDKFLLKNETGEKQFYETNGYYVDSTFFQIFTYDFKYGDQKTALNQPNSIIITEEIASKLFGNVNPVDKIIKVNLPFAVGSYTVKGVLRNNDHKSHIPANMLLSMNNSDVGQWAKGQTNWATNNIFHTYLKLNADNNADAVEGKLDAFLKRNGAADLNVMQFSKKLFLQPLRDIYLYSNFDFEIAPNGNVKYLYIFSSVAAFLLLIACINFMNLSTARSEKRAKEVGVKKVVGAAKSSLVGQFLWESLLLSTLALLISLPFLELLLPTFNQLTGKNLYLLQHPEILGYLFALTIVTGLLAGFYPAFYLSSFSPIATLKGRFKSNNSAVFVRKGLVVFQFTVSIVLILGAMLISQQMEYLSNQNLGFNKGQKVILPLQTTEAGKNYKAFKNELANIPQVKASAVGSTYPGIENVLDMLFYAEGKTMKENVDVSFANIDNDYIKTLGIKLLQGRGFSNAFSADSNALVLNEVAVKKLGYNIGNAVGKKIYSDFHDRKITMTIIGVVKDYHFESLQHEIKPLALTVSPFFSSTNTYLIVDVHGGNYGALMGKIGDAWKKVNPGSPFEYSFLDSDFQKNYEKEERTSRLIRYFSLIGIVIACLGLFGLATFTAEQRTREIGIRKVLGASVLGITGLLSADFLKLVFISIVIATPISSWAMNKWLENFAFKTVVSWQIFVVAGIAAILVAFVTISFQSIKAALTDPVKTLKSE